From the genome of Nicotiana sylvestris chromosome 2, ASM39365v2, whole genome shotgun sequence, one region includes:
- the LOC138885840 gene encoding secreted RxLR effector protein 161-like has product MVAAWGERSDEDSEGEDGDEQALMAIGESDEESEISLIHLKDKIKFLSKERLSKLLLDFVDESEDLNNKKEQLSKECVILKAKSKNLELRASESENEPGSSVDQNLYRGMIGSLLCLTTSRPVIMCSVGLCARFQANPKEFHLTNVKRILRYLKGTADLCLWYSKGSNFDLVGYVDANYVVFLVDRKSTSFMEYFLGSCLVSWATKRQNSVALSTAEAEYVVVAS; this is encoded by the exons ATGGTAGCTGCCTGGGGAGAAAgatcagatgaggactcagagggtgaagatggagatgaacaagccCTTATGGCAATTGGAGAATCCGATGAGGAATCTGAGATAAGTctaattcatctcaaagacaagattaaatttttgtctaaagaaaggctatctaaGTTACTCCTGGATTTCGTTGATGAATCTGAGGATCTAAATAATAAAAAGGAACAACTGTCTAAGGAAtgtgtgattttgaaagctaagAGCAAAAATCTAgaacttagggctagtgaaagtgaaa atgaacctggttcatctgttgatcaaaatttgtataggggaatgattggttcTCTTTTATGTCTCACTACTAGCAGACCTGTTATTATGTGCAGTGTAGGTCTTTGTGCTcgatttcaggcaaatccaaaggaGTTCCACTTGACTAATGTAAAAAGAATattgagatatttgaaaggcactgctgacctttgcctttggtattcaaaaggtagtaattttgaCCTAGTGGGATATGTTGACGCTAATTATGTTGTTTTCCTAGTGGACAGGAAGAGCACCTCATTTATGGAatacttccttggttcatgtcttgtgtcatgggctactaaaaggcaaaattcagtggccttatctacggcagaagctgagtatgttgttgttgcttcatga